The Comamonas sp. GB3 AK4-5 genome includes a region encoding these proteins:
- a CDS encoding NACHT domain-containing NTPase, which produces MAEAGGATTQAGIFYQNSVAALNLADLLELGAVPPRERVIEVRVEAPADVDDIVVRYADGHCQYLNVKTDITPGSEPWKALWKSLRMQFNRVDFGPDDQLTIVLEGLTPQARNLRDICQRAASSLDEAAFRESLAEAHKKLFSGIESLIGSPAELLEILRRTTVQILSEDQIFAEFSRRRLGGKFVLPATLLTTLRDIAGGGARVRMLFRAAPLRRRLLSEHEINVLEPAEWGLPAYRATVLATARIQIPGTSVSGSTEDLFVWPRAQFYERTQLSDFDDEDQLERAFEKAAAVDMQAFPSEHLNRCVVVAGPGHGKSALLSAVAGRLARGPYVPVLVPLASLAASDIGIMEFLATHINRDFEVRADWPRLAEQGLVVMLFDGLDEIPLSARPALLRRIETFSARYSTAPWMLTVRDPSVLSEPSNARLVELLPLGDEDMVRFVEAMKKHLSAVDVYSFMERLNVHPDIKHLARIPLFLSILLATVKDVSVDLPATRSDLIEGYLKTLFSPHIHKVIAGGSDRVGLLREIAETLAFERLERQEIGASEREVRELISRAGQTSDEAEQLFERLRANGILRQQSSIRLQFPFPIVQEYLAACYLLRQVPESLSSRIDDAILRPWAQVIQFALEQHPNPIPVIRVMLERTDDAFCTGLRLVGRCIANGARVNASLRNEVADRLVQFWVDAPYGARSRVGGLIAESFSNPIRPALRAAVHHKWLMHDGGGEIVSREKDQELTMSILKGFMDGKLDRFTFYHSFKPAISAAGNVAFKAILDRIHKTDLSTQQEGLCSLLAHFLPGSVSRELVLATASDERLPRKTRLLILCIAGPPLSAESIRLIQSAFYQENEDEIWEAMSLLAVDPHRSDEFIRVLRDEQLPLERRKKIAEYIGQPFFTTAELNAFVAKCITEVDIHPDIMDIFQLFSARLGDRLDFSQLLEKMVDGRIELAAQVVSLFGHHPDRILAERAADLAEERVVEVSDAVRLGRAATTGMLYVFEMDSFMSGALRHAAPHAGTGRWMQLVEKWSDRDDLSIVQKLQLLTCASQLGSIRALARLRAEVLLLDPDAAVFDLEDDFGHQMSDAVREVRRASPPLPLCLGEKFVHAKRPNLSLVGVTAIAAHGSHEALQLLLKLHGEVNEWFLRSSMEDAIESLSAKLSVAVRRDGDTLSTN; this is translated from the coding sequence ATGGCGGAGGCTGGCGGCGCAACCACTCAGGCGGGAATCTTCTATCAGAACAGCGTCGCGGCGCTTAATCTTGCCGATCTGTTGGAACTAGGCGCGGTTCCTCCCAGAGAGCGAGTCATTGAGGTTCGTGTCGAAGCACCTGCCGATGTTGATGACATCGTTGTCCGTTACGCAGATGGTCACTGTCAGTACTTGAACGTCAAGACCGACATCACGCCTGGCAGTGAACCGTGGAAAGCACTTTGGAAGAGTCTCCGTATGCAGTTTAATCGGGTGGACTTTGGTCCGGACGATCAGCTGACAATCGTTCTGGAAGGATTGACACCCCAGGCTAGGAACCTTCGTGACATCTGCCAGCGAGCAGCATCATCTCTGGATGAGGCTGCATTCCGAGAGAGCTTAGCTGAAGCGCACAAGAAACTCTTCTCTGGAATTGAGTCGCTCATCGGCTCTCCTGCGGAACTGCTGGAAATTCTGCGACGCACTACGGTTCAGATACTTTCTGAGGATCAAATATTCGCCGAGTTTTCACGCCGGAGGCTGGGCGGAAAATTCGTACTCCCTGCGACATTGTTGACTACGTTGCGCGATATCGCTGGCGGCGGTGCTCGTGTACGAATGCTGTTTCGCGCAGCACCGCTGCGTCGGCGGCTCCTGTCCGAGCACGAAATCAACGTACTCGAACCTGCCGAATGGGGTTTGCCTGCGTACCGTGCCACCGTTTTGGCTACGGCGCGAATTCAAATTCCCGGCACATCAGTATCTGGATCAACAGAAGATTTATTTGTATGGCCGCGAGCCCAGTTCTATGAGCGTACCCAGCTCTCGGATTTTGATGATGAAGACCAGCTCGAACGCGCTTTCGAGAAGGCCGCTGCGGTCGACATGCAGGCATTTCCTTCAGAGCATCTCAATCGATGTGTTGTTGTCGCTGGGCCAGGGCATGGTAAATCCGCACTCTTAAGCGCTGTCGCAGGGCGTCTCGCCAGAGGACCTTACGTGCCAGTCCTTGTTCCGCTGGCCTCGTTGGCAGCCAGTGATATCGGCATCATGGAATTTCTGGCGACGCATATCAATCGGGATTTTGAGGTTAGGGCTGACTGGCCTAGGCTTGCAGAGCAGGGCTTAGTCGTCATGCTTTTTGATGGCCTGGACGAAATTCCACTGAGTGCCCGGCCAGCGCTACTGAGGCGAATAGAAACCTTCTCCGCTCGTTATTCAACTGCCCCGTGGATGCTCACTGTGCGCGATCCATCTGTCCTATCGGAGCCATCGAACGCGAGACTAGTAGAGTTACTCCCGCTCGGCGACGAAGACATGGTGCGGTTTGTGGAGGCCATGAAAAAGCACTTATCTGCCGTCGATGTTTATTCATTCATGGAACGTTTAAACGTCCATCCTGACATCAAACATCTGGCGAGAATTCCTCTGTTCCTAAGCATATTGCTAGCGACAGTCAAGGATGTGAGCGTTGATCTCCCTGCCACTCGGTCTGATCTAATTGAAGGGTATCTGAAGACCCTTTTCTCCCCCCATATTCATAAAGTGATTGCCGGTGGGAGTGATCGTGTCGGGCTACTTCGTGAGATCGCGGAAACTCTTGCTTTCGAGCGACTGGAGCGACAGGAAATCGGTGCAAGTGAACGTGAGGTTCGTGAGCTCATCTCTCGCGCCGGACAGACTAGTGATGAGGCAGAGCAGCTCTTCGAGCGTTTGCGTGCGAACGGGATTTTGAGGCAGCAGAGCTCTATCAGACTGCAGTTCCCATTTCCAATCGTTCAAGAGTATCTGGCAGCGTGCTACTTGCTCCGGCAAGTACCTGAGTCTCTGTCGAGTCGAATCGATGATGCGATCCTGCGCCCCTGGGCTCAAGTCATTCAGTTTGCTCTTGAGCAACATCCAAATCCCATACCCGTCATTCGTGTCATGTTGGAAAGGACTGATGACGCCTTCTGCACCGGCCTTCGACTTGTCGGGCGATGCATTGCCAATGGCGCGCGCGTCAATGCCTCATTACGAAACGAGGTTGCAGACAGGCTTGTTCAGTTTTGGGTTGATGCGCCGTATGGAGCGCGCAGTCGGGTGGGTGGTCTGATAGCGGAGAGCTTTTCCAACCCAATACGGCCCGCCTTGAGAGCAGCCGTACATCACAAATGGCTAATGCACGATGGCGGTGGGGAAATAGTGTCTCGTGAAAAAGATCAGGAGCTGACTATGAGCATCTTGAAAGGATTTATGGATGGGAAGCTGGATAGATTTACTTTCTATCACAGCTTCAAGCCGGCAATTAGTGCCGCTGGGAATGTTGCTTTCAAGGCCATACTTGATCGTATCCATAAAACCGACCTGAGCACACAACAGGAAGGTCTATGCAGCTTGTTAGCGCATTTCCTTCCGGGCAGCGTTTCGCGCGAATTAGTTCTGGCTACGGCATCGGATGAGCGCCTCCCTCGAAAGACCAGGCTACTAATCCTATGCATTGCGGGTCCACCATTAAGCGCGGAGTCGATTCGATTAATTCAGAGTGCTTTTTATCAAGAGAATGAAGATGAAATTTGGGAGGCAATGAGCCTCCTCGCTGTTGACCCTCATCGCAGTGATGAATTCATTCGTGTACTGCGGGATGAACAACTTCCACTTGAAAGACGCAAAAAGATTGCGGAATATATCGGCCAGCCATTTTTCACTACTGCTGAGCTCAACGCCTTCGTCGCGAAGTGCATTACTGAGGTCGACATTCATCCAGATATTATGGACATTTTTCAGCTTTTTTCTGCTCGGCTCGGTGATAGATTGGACTTCTCGCAACTCCTCGAGAAGATGGTAGATGGGCGAATAGAGCTGGCGGCGCAGGTGGTTTCCTTGTTTGGGCATCATCCTGACCGAATACTTGCAGAGCGGGCCGCTGACTTGGCCGAGGAGCGAGTAGTCGAAGTTTCGGATGCTGTCCGGCTGGGGCGTGCTGCGACAACTGGAATGTTGTATGTCTTTGAGATGGACTCGTTTATGTCCGGAGCGCTACGCCATGCTGCTCCGCACGCAGGCACAGGTCGCTGGATGCAATTGGTGGAAAAATGGTCGGATCGCGATGACCTCAGCATTGTGCAGAAACTTCAGCTTCTGACTTGCGCCTCTCAACTCGGGTCGATCCGTGCGCTTGCAAGGCTGAGAGCCGAGGTTCTGTTACTTGATCCTGACGCTGCAGTGTTCGATCTGGAGGATGATTTCGGACACCAGATGAGCGACGCTGTCCGGGAAGTTCGGCGCGCATCACCTCCTCTACCGCTATGCCTCGGGGAAAAGTTCGTACACGCGAAAAGGCCGAACCTTTCTCTGGTGGGGGTGACTGCAATAGCAGCCCACGGCAGTCATGAGGCGCTGCAGTTGCTACTCAAGCTTCATGGGGAGGTTAACGAGTGGTTCTTGAGAAGCTCCATGGAGGATGCCATCGAGTCACTGTCTGCAAAGCTGAGCGTGGCTGTGAGGCGAGATGGCGACACGCTAAGTACTAACTAG